In Spirosoma agri, one DNA window encodes the following:
- a CDS encoding capsule assembly Wzi family protein encodes MPRLFLFIGIFWITSAQLWAQSARRIQYTSELGGYATPNAQIPYWLRANQYGIVPIRGSLGTLRLSMNSDYRPRTDTTAKRTSRFDWGFGVSAVANVGPRLVENESTLLLPEAYGKVRFGKVELFAGNRREVYGLGDTVLTSGFVAWSGNALPFPKIQLHTPDFVSLGFTKHLLAFRAGYAHGWFTNTYIQGSYLHQKYLYVRLGKPSWKVRFVAGLNHQVQWGGHAAYLIGKPLAIDGHLPTSFQDYLSLVIGHYPDAIENDRFTEFDGTNRVGNHIGSYDVAVEWNGADNYWQLYHQHIYEDASGLALQNVPDGLTGLRFLNRKGSSGSRFRLNRLVVEWLSTTNQSGPTFDQTARWQGGDNYFNHSQYVEGWSYKGRTLGTPFIAPYTDLAPDVASTAGSFYPNNRVVAWYSAAEGTFRRGPVLKTQLSYSRNFGTFSKPYPQVLHQFSTLASAQWSLSQRARLTLTTSLALDRGDMYPDSFGSFISIRKVW; translated from the coding sequence ATGCCCAGACTTTTCCTCTTCATAGGTATTTTCTGGATTACCAGCGCTCAGCTTTGGGCTCAATCAGCCAGACGGATACAGTACACGTCCGAGCTTGGCGGCTATGCGACACCCAACGCACAAATTCCCTATTGGCTACGGGCTAATCAGTACGGAATCGTACCCATACGGGGGTCGCTCGGCACACTACGCCTGAGCATGAACAGCGACTATCGGCCCCGAACGGACACAACGGCAAAGCGAACATCCCGATTCGACTGGGGGTTTGGGGTGAGCGCGGTTGCCAATGTTGGTCCGCGTCTGGTCGAGAACGAATCAACACTGCTTTTGCCGGAAGCCTACGGTAAAGTCCGTTTTGGAAAGGTCGAACTATTTGCCGGAAATCGACGTGAAGTATATGGTCTCGGCGATACGGTATTAACATCGGGATTTGTGGCCTGGTCCGGTAACGCGTTGCCTTTCCCTAAAATCCAGCTTCACACACCCGATTTTGTCTCGCTCGGCTTCACGAAACACCTGCTGGCCTTCCGCGCTGGTTATGCGCACGGCTGGTTCACGAATACATACATCCAGGGCAGTTATCTTCACCAGAAATACCTCTATGTGCGACTCGGCAAACCGAGCTGGAAAGTGCGTTTTGTTGCGGGTTTAAACCACCAGGTTCAGTGGGGCGGACACGCTGCGTATCTGATTGGCAAACCCCTGGCCATCGACGGTCACTTGCCTACGTCGTTTCAGGATTACCTGTCGCTGGTTATCGGCCATTATCCAGATGCCATTGAAAATGACCGGTTTACCGAATTTGATGGAACCAACCGCGTTGGTAACCACATCGGTAGTTACGACGTAGCGGTGGAATGGAACGGGGCTGACAACTATTGGCAATTGTATCATCAGCACATTTATGAAGATGCGTCCGGACTGGCGTTGCAGAATGTTCCCGATGGCCTGACCGGGTTGCGTTTTCTGAATCGAAAAGGTAGTTCAGGCAGCCGTTTTCGATTGAACCGGCTGGTCGTCGAATGGCTGAGTACGACCAATCAGAGCGGCCCCACATTTGACCAAACGGCCCGGTGGCAGGGTGGCGACAATTACTTCAACCATAGTCAATATGTAGAAGGCTGGTCGTATAAAGGGCGCACGTTGGGCACACCGTTTATCGCGCCTTACACGGATCTGGCACCCGATGTTGCCAGTACGGCTGGAAGCTTTTATCCGAACAATCGGGTTGTAGCATGGTACTCAGCCGCCGAAGGGACATTTCGGCGTGGACCCGTTTTAAAAACGCAACTTTCCTACAGTCGAAATTTCGGTACATTTAGCAAACCATATCCGCAAGTACTCCATCAGTTCTCAACACTGGCGTCTGCCCAGTGGTCACTCAGCCAACGGGCCCGACTAACCCTGACTACTTCGCTGGCCCTCGATCGGGGCGATATGTATCCTGATTCATTCGGCAGCTTCATCAGCATTCGCAAGGTCTGGTAG
- a CDS encoding OsmC family protein encodes MKIARNASAHWAGTGKDGKGTLTTASTTLNETQYSFNTRFAEGVGTNPEELIAAAHAGCFAMQLAFNIQGAGFAADTLDVKCTVTLEDSGITSSKLVLTASVPGIDKAKFDELVDHAEHNCPISKLFNTTISVDATLA; translated from the coding sequence ATGAAAATCGCTCGTAATGCCTCAGCCCACTGGGCAGGAACAGGTAAAGATGGTAAAGGTACACTGACCACAGCCAGTACAACACTGAATGAAACACAGTATTCGTTCAACACCCGGTTTGCCGAAGGTGTAGGAACCAACCCGGAAGAACTGATAGCTGCTGCGCACGCGGGTTGCTTCGCCATGCAACTGGCTTTCAATATTCAGGGTGCTGGATTTGCCGCTGACACACTGGACGTGAAATGTACGGTTACGCTGGAAGACAGTGGTATCACGAGTTCGAAACTGGTGTTAACGGCCAGCGTACCTGGTATTGACAAAGCGAAGTTCGATGAACTGGTCGATCATGCCGAGCATAACTGCCCTATTTCCAAGCTGTTCAACACGACCATCAGTGTTGATGCTACCCTGGCTTAA
- a CDS encoding SMP-30/gluconolactonase/LRE family protein, with the protein MQISCFVEAQCSLGEGPIWDANRDGLWWVDILEQRVYFAPAKGNPVQQWTMPELVGFVLPRADGRLWAGFKSGLHLLDITDPASFFIERLNRIDTDQPSIRFNDAATDATGALYAATMDMEEQQPLGTITRYELTKDGELLPPVVLAKNFIIANGPAVFSDPHTLYMVESIGHSGRSKGVWRVSTGSDNAVEEETLWLDWPYDGSPDGSTVDSANNVWLGHYGGNTIRQYSANAQLLQAIELPVINPTKIAIHPDGSLFVTSARKGASEQQLADYPLTGSILKIEFL; encoded by the coding sequence ATGCAAATAAGCTGCTTTGTGGAAGCTCAGTGCTCTTTAGGAGAAGGGCCGATCTGGGATGCGAACCGAGATGGACTCTGGTGGGTAGATATTCTTGAGCAGCGGGTTTATTTTGCTCCCGCCAAGGGTAACCCGGTTCAACAATGGACCATGCCAGAACTGGTTGGGTTTGTTTTGCCACGGGCTGATGGCCGGCTATGGGCTGGTTTCAAATCAGGTCTACACCTGCTAGACATAACAGACCCCGCGTCGTTTTTCATCGAGCGACTGAATCGCATCGACACCGATCAACCCTCAATTCGCTTTAACGACGCTGCGACGGATGCAACAGGTGCTCTCTACGCAGCCACAATGGATATGGAGGAGCAACAACCCCTGGGCACGATTACACGCTATGAACTTACCAAAGATGGGGAGCTTTTACCGCCCGTCGTTCTGGCCAAGAACTTTATCATCGCGAATGGTCCCGCCGTATTTTCAGATCCTCATACGCTATATATGGTCGAAAGCATTGGTCATTCGGGACGCTCCAAAGGTGTCTGGCGCGTGTCAACTGGGTCGGATAATGCTGTGGAGGAGGAAACACTATGGCTTGACTGGCCATACGACGGTTCTCCGGACGGTAGTACAGTTGACTCGGCGAATAATGTCTGGCTAGGCCATTACGGAGGGAATACGATTCGCCAGTATTCAGCTAATGCTCAATTGCTACAGGCTATTGAACTTCCTGTCATTAACCCAACAAAGATAGCCATTCATCCGGATGGAAGCCTTTTCGTGACCAGCGCCCGAAAGGGAGCATCCGAGCAGCAATTGGCCGACTATCCCCTAACGGGCAGTATACTGAAAATAGAGTTTTTATGA
- a CDS encoding TraR/DksA family transcriptional regulator, with product MYCSKCGQLIPDARLKALPTAKTCVYCSQAPRVAGFPLITGKTEYSALQIISQADAQQLHKMGARRGTGASTYMKREKRN from the coding sequence ATGTATTGTAGTAAGTGTGGTCAATTGATTCCTGACGCCCGGTTAAAGGCGCTACCCACCGCCAAAACGTGTGTTTATTGTTCGCAAGCTCCGCGTGTTGCGGGCTTCCCACTTATTACCGGTAAAACTGAGTATTCAGCTCTTCAGATCATATCACAGGCTGACGCCCAACAGCTACATAAAATGGGAGCCAGACGAGGCACTGGGGCCTCTACTTATATGAAGCGTGAGAAGCGGAATTAG
- a CDS encoding Crp/Fnr family transcriptional regulator — translation MISSQRAVLHHHLQQFAQLSDDDINLSTDFWLHRTIAKHDTFTFRNSVCKHVGFIVKGIFRVYYIDPGTEKEHNLYFIAETNFLTSLKSLLTKTTCPYIIEALEDAELMVIEHDQLQRLYARSHGWERFGRLLAEQYFMFNQTRSESLLTQTAEQRYVDLLNNYPNLLNRVSLGHISSYLGIKGPSLSRIRAQLTHSH, via the coding sequence ATGATTTCTTCACAACGTGCTGTCCTACACCACCACTTACAACAATTTGCCCAACTTTCCGACGATGATATTAACCTGTCCACTGATTTCTGGTTACACAGAACTATTGCCAAACACGACACCTTTACCTTCCGGAATTCGGTTTGTAAACACGTTGGTTTTATCGTAAAGGGTATTTTTCGGGTTTATTACATTGATCCCGGCACGGAGAAAGAGCATAACCTTTACTTCATCGCTGAAACAAATTTTCTGACATCCCTGAAAAGTTTGTTGACCAAAACGACTTGCCCCTACATTATCGAAGCCCTCGAAGATGCGGAATTAATGGTCATTGAGCATGATCAGTTACAGCGGCTTTACGCTCGTTCACACGGTTGGGAACGGTTTGGTCGCCTACTGGCCGAGCAGTATTTTATGTTTAATCAAACCCGCTCGGAAAGCCTGCTGACGCAGACCGCCGAACAGCGCTACGTCGATCTGTTGAATAACTATCCTAACTTGCTGAACCGGGTTTCGCTGGGCCATATTTCTTCGTATTTAGGCATAAAAGGGCCCTCACTGAGCCGGATACGAGCGCAGCTAACACACAGTCATTAG
- a CDS encoding AAA domain-containing protein: protein MDYFKQLLDLLKTEREEDRNQYRKLTETTSITERRANGLTWYPIAIRGSEMSRGDYLTVEVERTTHQDIPHQLRSGTPALFFSNHDPKTDRVEGTISYQNGNRLKITLQVDELPDWSRDGKLGVELLFDDNSYDEVQDALKQANELGEKHQNRLVNILTGQASPTFHPDIPVPTISRLNESQLRAVKNILAANELAVVHGPPGTGKTTTLVQAIKALINQDHKKVLVVAPSNTAVDLLSEKLHEEGVNVLRVGNPARVSERLMALTLDHKMAEHSLMKEAKKLKKQANEFKNMAHKYKRNFGKAERDQRKALFDEAHRIMKDVASSEQYIIDDLVSKAQVITATLVGSNQYMIRNLTFHTVIIDEAGQALEPACWIPILKAQKVVLAGDHCQLSPTIKSTEAARKGLSTTLLEKCVKLHPEAVSLLQEQYRMHEQIMGYSSQVFYANQVKAHASVATHSLFSGDSPLEFVDTVGCGFDEKLEGTSSTNPEEAALLMKHLAQLATELSSFYTPADFPSVAIISPYKQQLTLLKEQLLHSPDLHPYLSKISVNTIDSFQGQERDIVYISMTRSNAQGEIGFLSDVRRMNVAMTRARKKLVVVGDSATLASLPFYTDFVTYAEGLNAYHSAWEWL from the coding sequence ATGGATTATTTCAAACAGCTGCTTGATCTACTAAAAACTGAACGAGAAGAAGACCGTAATCAGTATCGTAAATTAACCGAAACAACATCAATCACCGAGCGTCGGGCCAACGGATTGACCTGGTATCCGATCGCCATCCGGGGGTCGGAAATGAGCCGGGGCGATTACTTGACCGTCGAGGTGGAACGCACTACGCATCAGGATATACCTCATCAGTTGCGATCGGGAACGCCCGCTTTATTTTTTAGCAACCACGACCCGAAAACAGATCGGGTAGAGGGCACTATTTCGTATCAAAACGGAAACCGACTTAAAATTACGTTGCAGGTCGATGAATTGCCCGACTGGTCGCGCGATGGCAAGCTAGGGGTCGAGTTATTGTTTGACGATAATAGCTACGATGAAGTGCAGGACGCCCTCAAACAGGCGAATGAACTTGGGGAGAAGCATCAGAATCGGCTGGTGAACATCCTGACCGGTCAGGCGTCTCCCACATTTCACCCCGACATTCCTGTCCCTACAATTTCCCGGTTGAATGAGAGTCAGCTTCGCGCAGTAAAAAACATACTGGCTGCCAACGAATTAGCCGTTGTTCATGGTCCTCCCGGAACCGGAAAAACGACGACGCTCGTTCAGGCGATCAAAGCCCTGATCAACCAGGATCATAAGAAGGTTCTGGTCGTGGCACCCAGTAATACCGCCGTTGATTTGCTGAGCGAGAAATTGCACGAAGAAGGCGTAAACGTACTTCGGGTGGGCAATCCGGCCCGTGTGTCCGAGCGACTTATGGCGCTTACGCTCGATCATAAAATGGCTGAGCACAGTCTGATGAAAGAAGCGAAGAAGCTGAAAAAGCAGGCGAATGAGTTCAAAAATATGGCTCATAAATACAAGCGTAATTTCGGTAAAGCCGAACGGGACCAGCGTAAAGCTCTCTTCGATGAGGCCCATCGGATCATGAAAGATGTGGCTAGCTCGGAGCAGTACATTATCGATGATCTGGTCAGCAAGGCGCAGGTGATTACGGCAACATTGGTCGGGTCGAACCAGTACATGATCCGGAACCTTACGTTCCATACGGTTATCATCGACGAGGCCGGTCAAGCCTTGGAACCTGCCTGCTGGATTCCCATTCTAAAAGCTCAAAAAGTAGTTCTGGCCGGTGACCATTGCCAGCTATCACCGACCATTAAATCGACTGAAGCGGCTCGGAAGGGGTTGAGTACTACCCTGCTCGAAAAATGCGTTAAGTTACATCCCGAAGCAGTAAGCCTGTTGCAGGAACAATACCGGATGCATGAGCAGATTATGGGTTATTCGTCACAGGTATTTTATGCAAATCAAGTAAAGGCGCACGCGTCGGTAGCCACCCATTCCTTATTTTCCGGTGACAGTCCGCTCGAATTTGTCGATACCGTCGGCTGTGGATTTGATGAGAAATTGGAAGGCACAAGTTCAACGAATCCAGAAGAAGCGGCTCTACTCATGAAGCATTTGGCCCAGCTTGCCACCGAACTGTCTTCGTTTTATACACCAGCGGATTTTCCGAGTGTTGCCATTATTTCGCCCTACAAACAGCAGCTCACTCTTCTGAAAGAACAGCTTCTGCATAGCCCTGATCTGCACCCTTACCTGTCAAAAATTTCGGTCAACACGATCGATAGTTTTCAGGGGCAGGAGCGCGACATTGTCTACATCTCCATGACCAGAAGCAACGCGCAGGGCGAAATTGGTTTTCTGTCGGATGTGCGTCGAATGAACGTAGCGATGACCAGAGCCCGGAAGAAGCTAGTCGTCGTTGGCGATAGCGCAACGCTGGCCAGTCTGCCATTTTACACGGATTTTGTCACATACGCCGAAGGACTTAACGCCTATCATAGTGCCTGGGAATGGCTGTAG
- the hpf gene encoding ribosome hibernation-promoting factor, HPF/YfiA family: MQQDPNLDTIRLDIEAVGFTLDDGLRAFVLETLSKLQRFYKGDVITAEVYLKVEPNQRTNDKHVGIKYGVPGNDVYADDSGDNWYELINSVEAKLQRQLEKRFGNHTNANRANIDEIDPASLA; this comes from the coding sequence ATGCAGCAAGATCCGAATTTAGATACGATACGACTCGACATTGAAGCGGTGGGATTCACGTTGGACGATGGCCTTCGGGCATTCGTATTGGAGACGCTTTCCAAGCTCCAGCGTTTTTATAAAGGTGACGTCATTACGGCTGAAGTGTACTTAAAAGTAGAACCCAACCAGCGCACGAATGACAAGCATGTGGGCATCAAATATGGTGTACCCGGCAATGATGTATATGCTGACGATTCGGGCGACAATTGGTACGAATTGATCAACAGTGTGGAAGCCAAGTTACAGCGTCAGTTGGAAAAGCGCTTCGGTAACCACACAAACGCAAACCGGGCTAACATCGATGAGATCGACCCTGCCAGTTTAGCGTAA
- a CDS encoding TIGR03915 family putative DNA repair protein, with translation MTSVVYDGTYEGWLTAIFDIYAYKLVDVVFTRDEACTGCLFGETHTVITDERKSERVLMGLRKRLSAEGLTRLHKTYLSEVDKSDEVMWHFVCHVFNSPHNVEEDYGHPAVWAVKQAAKRVKREAHRMEAFVRFKLTTDQLYYAIIEPDCDVLPLISSHFESRYADQRWLIYDAKRRYGIYYDLETVTTVAIEFQYGRATSQLIAEISDESEEFYQELWRRYFKSVTIDARKNKRLQLQHMPKRYWKHLTEKNG, from the coding sequence ATGACGAGCGTAGTGTATGATGGAACGTATGAAGGCTGGTTAACGGCCATCTTTGACATATATGCCTACAAACTGGTCGACGTTGTGTTTACTCGAGACGAAGCGTGTACCGGGTGTTTGTTTGGCGAAACGCACACGGTTATCACCGATGAACGGAAATCGGAACGGGTGTTGATGGGCCTGCGAAAGCGATTATCCGCCGAAGGCTTGACGCGATTACACAAAACCTACCTTTCTGAGGTCGATAAGTCTGATGAGGTCATGTGGCATTTTGTGTGTCATGTCTTCAATAGTCCGCACAACGTGGAAGAAGACTATGGGCACCCGGCGGTCTGGGCCGTAAAGCAGGCGGCAAAACGGGTGAAGCGGGAAGCGCATCGTATGGAAGCCTTTGTTCGATTCAAGCTCACCACCGACCAGTTGTATTATGCCATCATTGAACCGGACTGCGACGTTTTGCCCCTCATTTCTTCTCACTTCGAAAGTCGGTATGCCGATCAGCGTTGGCTCATCTACGATGCTAAACGCCGGTATGGTATTTATTATGATCTGGAGACGGTGACTACCGTGGCAATCGAATTTCAGTATGGACGGGCTACTTCTCAGCTCATTGCCGAGATCAGTGATGAGAGCGAAGAATTCTACCAGGAGCTATGGCGTCGTTATTTCAAGAGCGTGACCATTGACGCTCGTAAAAACAAGCGGTTACAGCTACAACACATGCCTAAACGCTACTGGAAACATCTGACGGAAAAGAATGGATAA
- a CDS encoding alpha/beta hydrolase, producing the protein MKNIHVKSISDYVKVSFVVIAALIISLSSCQDHRIPLPGQGIQPTGPKPAYAPSIDPQMQAVIEELGRLNPVPLYTLTPQEARTKPSVKDAVNSLLDKNKITPPKANVAISQRTIPGFGGTPIRIVVYTPAGAASSAPVIVYLHGGGWVIASPEVYEASSLALAQNTGAVVVSVDYRLAPENKFPTAHEDSYAAYKWVKENASTIGGNASKVAIAGESAGGNMAISVSMMARDRGLGLPVHILSVYPVANNDLFTDSYNLFANAMPLNRPLIEWFVDKYFRTLADGDSPQISLVDVADLRGLPPTTIIGAEIDPLQAEGRLLRDKLQSQGVSVTYQLYSGVTHEFFGTYAVVPKAQQAQELAAIQLRNAFN; encoded by the coding sequence ATGAAAAACATTCACGTAAAAAGCATCTCAGATTACGTTAAAGTAAGCTTTGTCGTTATTGCGGCTCTGATCATCTCCTTATCATCCTGCCAGGATCACCGGATTCCGTTGCCCGGACAGGGAATTCAGCCAACCGGCCCCAAACCAGCCTACGCACCGAGCATCGATCCGCAAATGCAGGCCGTTATCGAAGAATTGGGGCGTCTCAATCCGGTTCCACTGTACACCCTGACTCCACAGGAAGCCCGTACGAAGCCTTCGGTAAAAGATGCCGTCAATTCGTTGCTCGACAAAAACAAGATCACCCCGCCAAAGGCCAACGTTGCCATCAGCCAGCGCACTATTCCTGGATTCGGCGGCACCCCGATTCGCATCGTGGTTTATACGCCAGCGGGCGCTGCCAGTTCAGCACCTGTCATCGTTTACCTACACGGGGGTGGTTGGGTTATTGCCAGCCCTGAAGTGTACGAAGCATCTAGCTTAGCCCTTGCTCAGAACACGGGTGCCGTTGTTGTATCGGTTGATTACCGGCTTGCTCCCGAAAACAAATTCCCGACCGCACACGAAGATTCTTATGCCGCCTATAAGTGGGTAAAAGAAAATGCCTCGACCATTGGCGGAAATGCCAGTAAAGTAGCCATTGCGGGAGAGAGTGCGGGGGGTAACATGGCCATATCCGTAAGCATGATGGCCCGCGATCGTGGCTTGGGACTTCCTGTCCACATCCTGTCGGTCTATCCTGTAGCAAACAACGATCTGTTTACTGACTCGTATAACCTGTTCGCAAACGCCATGCCGTTGAACCGGCCCCTGATCGAATGGTTTGTTGATAAATACTTCCGTACGTTAGCCGATGGCGACAGCCCACAAATTTCGTTAGTGGATGTTGCGGATCTGCGCGGTTTACCACCGACAACTATCATTGGTGCGGAAATTGACCCATTACAGGCAGAGGGTCGACTATTGCGCGACAAGCTTCAGTCGCAGGGTGTATCGGTGACATACCAGCTTTATTCGGGCGTAACGCACGAGTTTTTTGGAACGTATGCAGTTGTTCCCAAAGCGCAACAGGCTCAGGAGCTCGCTGCCATTCAACTGCGGAATGCGTTCAACTAA
- a CDS encoding putative DNA modification/repair radical SAM protein: MVNDRVMEKLEILSDAAKYDVSCASGQSKRANKDKGLGDSKGYGICHAFTEDGRCVSLLKILLTNHCIFDCAYCVSRRSNDVKRAAFTVDEVVDLTINFYRRNYIEGLFLSSGIFDSPDYTMERLVRIAKKLRIEQNFNGYIHLKAIPGASEELMKEAGLYADRLSVNVEMPTEQSLKLLAPEKNHLDVIRPMTYLKTEIAGHREEKLRNSKAPVFAPAGQSTQMVIGATKESDLDILGMTNHFYNQLNLKRVYYSGYVPISDDNRLPSMGTPVPIIRENRLYQADWLLRFYGFAFDELVGANQPNLDLDVDPKLGWALRNLDQFPVDINTADIELIKRIPGIGFQSAQKIVAARRFRRLQAEHLKKMGIAYNRAQYFLAFSRPFARQHDYTPLQLKQLILTLQKSKYKPNFSAQLSLF, translated from the coding sequence ATGGTGAATGATCGAGTGATGGAGAAGCTGGAAATCCTTTCCGATGCGGCAAAATACGATGTGTCCTGTGCTTCCGGTCAGAGTAAACGAGCTAATAAAGACAAAGGACTGGGGGATTCGAAAGGCTACGGCATTTGTCATGCGTTCACTGAAGACGGGCGGTGCGTATCCCTGCTGAAAATTCTGCTGACCAATCATTGTATCTTCGATTGCGCCTATTGCGTGAGCCGCAGGAGCAACGATGTGAAACGGGCCGCCTTCACGGTCGACGAGGTCGTGGACCTGACCATCAATTTCTACCGCCGAAACTACATCGAGGGCTTATTTTTGAGTTCGGGGATTTTTGACAGCCCTGATTACACGATGGAGCGTTTGGTTCGAATTGCCAAAAAGTTGCGCATCGAACAAAATTTCAACGGCTACATCCATCTGAAGGCCATTCCTGGAGCCAGTGAAGAGCTGATGAAAGAAGCGGGTCTGTATGCGGACCGCTTAAGCGTCAATGTCGAAATGCCTACCGAACAAAGTCTGAAGCTGCTCGCGCCGGAAAAAAATCACCTGGATGTGATCCGGCCAATGACGTACCTGAAAACCGAGATTGCCGGTCACCGGGAAGAAAAACTGCGCAATAGCAAAGCGCCCGTCTTTGCTCCAGCCGGCCAGAGTACCCAAATGGTGATCGGTGCGACGAAAGAGAGCGATCTGGACATACTGGGCATGACCAATCATTTCTATAACCAGCTGAACCTGAAGCGGGTCTATTACTCGGGCTACGTTCCCATAAGTGATGATAACCGATTGCCATCCATGGGCACCCCCGTTCCGATCATTCGGGAAAACCGACTATACCAGGCCGATTGGCTGCTTCGATTCTATGGTTTTGCCTTCGATGAACTGGTCGGGGCCAATCAGCCTAATCTTGACCTGGATGTGGACCCCAAGCTGGGTTGGGCCTTACGCAACCTGGACCAATTTCCGGTAGACATCAATACCGCCGACATCGAACTCATCAAACGCATACCCGGCATCGGCTTTCAAAGCGCCCAGAAAATTGTCGCTGCGCGTCGGTTCAGGCGGCTCCAAGCGGAGCACCTGAAAAAGATGGGCATTGCCTACAATCGGGCCCAATACTTTCTGGCTTTCAGTCGCCCCTTTGCCAGGCAACACGATTACACGCCTTTGCAGCTCAAGCAACTGATTCTGACTTTGCAAAAAAGTAAGTACAAACCCAATTTTTCGGCCCAGTTAAGTTTATTCTGA
- the glf gene encoding UDP-galactopyranose mutase has translation MQYDYAIVGAGFAGSVLAERLASQAGKTVLIIDKRPHIGGNAYDCLNEDGILIHQYGPHIFHTNSPDVFSYLSQFTEWRPYEHRVLASVDEKLLPIPINLDTVNKLYGHSFNSEELAEYFKNVGEQVDEIRTSEDVVVSQVGRDLYEKFFRGYTRKQWGVDPSELDKMVTSRIPTRTNQDDRYFTDEFQYMPLHGYTKMFEKMVEHPNIHLMLDTDFRQVKDQLSFNELIYTGPVDEYFDCCFGKLPYRSLRFDHQTLDVADYQPVSVVNFPNDHAYTRITEYKKLTGQEHPKTSLTFEYPQDEGDPYYPIPRPENAELYRRYKQLADEQTGVHFVGRLGTYRYYNMDQVVAQALTLYKKIVGAESLHEVAQS, from the coding sequence ATGCAGTACGATTATGCAATTGTGGGCGCTGGCTTTGCCGGGAGCGTATTAGCCGAACGCTTAGCCAGTCAGGCCGGAAAAACAGTACTCATCATCGATAAACGCCCACACATTGGTGGCAATGCTTATGACTGTCTCAATGAAGACGGCATCTTGATACATCAATACGGACCGCATATTTTCCATACGAACTCCCCCGACGTATTTTCGTACCTGTCGCAGTTCACGGAGTGGCGTCCATACGAACACCGGGTTTTGGCGTCAGTAGATGAGAAGCTATTACCCATTCCGATCAATCTTGATACGGTTAATAAACTATACGGTCATTCCTTCAATTCGGAAGAATTAGCCGAATACTTTAAAAATGTCGGTGAGCAGGTAGATGAGATTCGTACGTCCGAAGACGTCGTGGTCAGTCAGGTGGGCCGTGATCTTTACGAAAAGTTCTTCCGTGGCTATACCCGTAAGCAGTGGGGCGTTGATCCGTCGGAACTCGATAAGATGGTAACATCACGCATACCGACACGAACCAATCAGGACGATCGTTATTTCACCGACGAGTTTCAGTACATGCCTTTACACGGCTATACGAAGATGTTCGAAAAGATGGTGGAGCATCCGAACATTCATCTTATGCTCGATACGGATTTCAGACAGGTTAAAGACCAGCTCTCATTCAATGAGCTGATTTATACTGGTCCTGTCGACGAATATTTTGATTGCTGCTTCGGCAAGCTACCTTACCGGTCGCTTCGATTTGACCATCAGACACTTGACGTAGCTGATTATCAGCCTGTTTCGGTTGTCAATTTTCCGAATGATCACGCTTATACGCGTATCACCGAGTATAAGAAGCTGACGGGTCAGGAGCATCCGAAAACCAGCCTTACCTTTGAATACCCCCAGGACGAAGGCGATCCGTATTACCCAATTCCTCGGCCAGAGAATGCTGAGTTATATCGGCGGTATAAGCAGTTGGCTGATGAACAAACGGGTGTTCACTTCGTCGGTCGACTAGGCACGTACCGGTACTACAACATGGATCAGGTGGTAGCACAGGCATTAACATTGTACAAAAAAATAGTTGGAGCAGAATCGCTTCACGAGGTTGCTCAAAGCTGA